From Rutidosis leptorrhynchoides isolate AG116_Rl617_1_P2 chromosome 3, CSIRO_AGI_Rlap_v1, whole genome shotgun sequence, a single genomic window includes:
- the LOC139900580 gene encoding F-box/FBD/LRR-repeat protein At1g13570-like, whose product METQTLSLDIISSLPENIIETILSLMPIRDALRTSILSKRWKHCWMTMPKLVFDDNLVQEFFVGGRLVKYKLVNAIFHVLLMHSGPMILEFILSINKLGMVAEFDHIILYISRKFNVEGLRVSTSGSFYKLPTSFFSLKGLDVLPLSGCYFEPPMQVDYEEEYVEENSFNFVKLFQCVPLVSTLALSKNYMKFFSSGGIPSKLSTLLHLTYICLDVCLREQDVISFVLCIIRSSPNLERIFFQMDDNEKLPIQESCLQFADLQDDLSLTLDHLKSFKIVGLSTMEFGMEFVKLIMARSTVLKIARIELNDDVSVDKELKILRDMIRFPFPRASPSAQLIIERPETTSRRLRFWRY is encoded by the exons ATGGAAACTCAAACACTAAGTTTGGATATAATCAGCTCCCTTCCTGAAAACATAATTGAAACAATTTTAAGTCTTATGCCAATCCGAGATGCATTGAGAACCAGCATTTTGTCTAAGAGATGGAAGCATTGTTGGATGACTATGCCCAAACTTGTATTTGATGATAACTTGGTTCAAGAGTTTTTTGTTGGCGGACGTTTGGTGAAATATAAGCTTGTCAATGCGATCTTCCATGTTTTGTTAATGCATAGTGGTCCGATGATACTCGAGTTCATTCTTTCTATCAACAAATTGGGCATGGTAGCCGAGTTTGACCATATCATACTTTATATTTCAAGGAAATTTAATGTGGAAGGGTTGAGGGTTTCCACTTCTGGCTCTTTCTACAAACTACCCACTTCGTTCTTTTCATTGAAAGGACTAGATGTTTTACCGCTATCGGGTTGTTATTTTGAACCTCCA ATGCAGGTCGATTATGAAGAAGAATATGTAGAGGAAAACTCCTTTAATTTTGTGAAGCTTTTCCAGTGTGTGCCTTTAGTTAGTACTTTAGCTCTCTCAAAGAATTACATGAAG TTCTTTTCTTCGGGTGGTATACCAAGTAAGCTTTCGACTTTGCTTCACCTCACCTATATTTGTTTGGATGTGTGCCTAAGGGAACAAGATGTCATTTCATTTGTCCTTTGCATAATCAGGAGCTCCCCAAATCTAGAACGAATTTTTTTCCAG ATGGATGATAATGAAAAGTTGCCGATTCAAGAAAGTTGTTTGCAGTTTGCTGATCTCCAAGACGACTTGAGTTTGACCTTAGATCATCTTAAGAGTTTTAAAATCGTAGGTTTAAGTACTATGGAGTTTGGAATGGAATTTGTGAAACTGATCATGGCTAGGTCGACTGTACTAAAGATTGCACGAATTGAGCTTAATGACGATGTTTCTGTTGACAAAGAACTGAAGATTCTTAGAGATATGATTCGTTTTCCATTTCCACGTGCATCACCTTCAGCACAACTAATTATTGAACGCCCGGAAACTACTTCACGAAGGCTAAGATTTTGGCGATACTAG